A segment of the Sporocytophaga myxococcoides genome:
CTGGTGATATGTTTGAAATTAAAGAAGATATATTAATATCATTGGATGAGTATGAAGGGGAAGAGTACAGGAAGAAAGTATTACCAGGTTTTGATTGTTATATTTATATCTTAAATAAGAATAATGCTCCCTTTCTTCCTGTTGTCTCTGGAGGAGATTGGTTATTATATAAGAAATAATTTATCTGTTTTTACAATTAAATATGTCTAAGAGAAATATATATCAGGTTGATGCATTTACTGATGTTGCATTTAAAGGAAATCCTGCTGGTGTGATGATCCTGGATAATCCAATGGAAGAGCAATTAATGCAGAAAATTGCTAATGAAATGAATCTTGCAGAAACTGCATTCGCATATCCCGTGAATGACGGTTACAACCTTAGATGGTTTACTCCGGAAAAAGAAGTAAAGTTATGCGGGCATGCAACGCTGGCAACAGCGCATATTATGTGGCAGGAAGGATTTATCAAGACAGATAAAATAAATTTTCATACATTATCAGGAATTTTATCTGCGGAGAGAGTAGGTGATTATATTCAACTCAATTTTCCAGCCATTATAGGGAGGGACACTAATACAAAAGAATTAGTAAAGGCTCAGCTTGGAGTTGATCCGATTGGTTTTGAAGAATCTGATAAAGGCTATATGGTGGTTGAGCTTACGAATAGTGATGAAGTGAAAAACTTCCTTCCTGATTCAGAAAAATTATTAAAGCTTGGTGAGTTTGTGGTGATCATTACTGCAAGAGATAAAGAATATGATTTTGTTTCAAGAGTCTTTGCTCCGGCTTTTGGAATTGATGAAGACCCTGTAACTGGTTCTGCGCATTGTTTGCTTGCTACTTATTGGAATAATGTTCTTGGTAAAAAATCATTTAAAGCTTACCAGGCTTCCAAAAGGGGAGGGCAAATTGATGCATCACTTGAAAAGGATAGGGTTTACCTCACGGGTAAAGCCGTAACAGTTATAAAGGGAGAAATCTTATTTTGATTTCTCCTTCTTAAGAGACGTCCTTAAACCAATATAGATATTTCTGGTGGGAGAGGGTTCAAAGTATCTTTGTCCCGCTGCATTAGGTATTACGGAGCTGGAATAATTCCTGTTAAACAAATTATTTATGCCTCCGAAGATATTAAAGGCTAGTGTACCTGCTTCAAATGTATAGCCAACTTTTGTGTCAAATGTCCAATAACTTTGATTTACAAATACACCGGTATTGGCAAAACCAGGCTCAAAGTCGTTAAGATCGTTTGTGTAGACTTTTCCGGTCCATTGTCCACCCATTTCAAAAATAAAATTTTTAACCGGGATAAAAGCGATATTGGAATAAAATCTATGATTAGCTGTACCAGGTACTTTATTACCTTTCAGCTGAAGTTTTTGTCCCTTGGAGTTGTATTCATAATCAACAAAGGTATAATCCATTAAGGTATAATTAATATTTAATTTTAATCCCCTTACAGGTGTTACAAAACCACTTACTTCTAATCCCTTGTTCTGTGTCACTGCTGCATTGCGGTAAAATACCTGATCGCCTCCGGCACTTGTCTGGTAAGGTATAAGCTGA
Coding sequences within it:
- a CDS encoding PhzF family phenazine biosynthesis protein, which gives rise to MSKRNIYQVDAFTDVAFKGNPAGVMILDNPMEEQLMQKIANEMNLAETAFAYPVNDGYNLRWFTPEKEVKLCGHATLATAHIMWQEGFIKTDKINFHTLSGILSAERVGDYIQLNFPAIIGRDTNTKELVKAQLGVDPIGFEESDKGYMVVELTNSDEVKNFLPDSEKLLKLGEFVVIITARDKEYDFVSRVFAPAFGIDEDPVTGSAHCLLATYWNNVLGKKSFKAYQASKRGGQIDASLEKDRVYLTGKAVTVIKGEILF